A single genomic interval of Trichocoleus sp. harbors:
- a CDS encoding photosystem II q(b) protein: MTTTLQRREGANLWERFCNWVTSTDNRIYVGWFGVLMIPCLLSATICFIIAFIAAPPVDIDGIREPVAGSLIYGNNIITGAVIPSSNAIGLHLYPIWEAASLDEWLYNGGPYQLVVFHFLIGVFAYMGRQWELSYRLGMRPWICVAYSAPLASATAVFLIYPIGQGSFSDGMPLGISGTFNFMFVFQAEHNILMHPFHMLGV, translated from the coding sequence ATGACTACTACTCTTCAGAGACGCGAAGGCGCAAATCTGTGGGAGCGGTTTTGCAATTGGGTCACTTCCACTGACAACCGGATTTATGTCGGTTGGTTCGGTGTATTGATGATTCCTTGCTTACTGTCTGCCACCATCTGTTTCATCATCGCCTTCATCGCTGCTCCTCCAGTTGATATTGACGGTATCCGGGAGCCTGTTGCTGGTTCGCTCATCTATGGCAACAACATCATCACTGGCGCAGTCATTCCTTCGTCTAATGCGATCGGTCTGCACCTTTATCCCATTTGGGAAGCTGCTTCGCTTGACGAGTGGCTGTACAACGGTGGTCCTTACCAGTTGGTGGTATTCCACTTCCTGATCGGTGTATTTGCTTACATGGGTCGCCAGTGGGAACTGAGCTACCGCTTGGGCATGCGTCCTTGGATTTGCGTTGCTTACTCTGCGCCTCTAGCTTCTGCAACCGCAGTCTTCTTGATCTACCCGATCGGGCAAGGTTCGTTTTCTGACGGGATGCCCTTGGGTATCAGCGGCACCTTCAACTTCATGTTCGTGTTCCAAGCAGAGCACAACATTCTGATGCACCCCTTCCACATGCTGGGAGTC
- a CDS encoding alpha/beta hydrolase, whose translation MLPFQPPGFGQRIIPTSFGVMVYYTPTDRPWRDSSNAGEDLPPLVFLHSLGGGSSAYEWSKVYPAFAPDYRVIAPDLIGWGQSTHPMKDYRAEDYLLILTELLQTIGTPATVVASSLTAGLVIRLAIQRPDLCQSLFLVSPAGYADFGSDYGRGLPAQIAGIPGLDRLIYQAGAANEIAVRSFLEQVLFADRSRVTTEMVQAYLTSAKQLNAEYAALSSLRGDLCFDLSLYIPQLNVPSAFVWGEASRFSKPAARQRLAALNPQAIKENWAIACAGVLPHLEMPEIVIGLLRKALQQIH comes from the coding sequence ATGCTCCCTTTCCAACCCCCCGGCTTCGGACAACGCATCATTCCCACCAGTTTCGGTGTCATGGTCTACTACACACCAACCGATCGCCCCTGGCGGGACAGTTCAAATGCAGGTGAAGATTTACCACCTCTAGTATTTCTGCATAGCTTGGGCGGAGGGTCTTCTGCTTATGAGTGGTCAAAAGTATATCCAGCGTTTGCGCCTGACTATCGCGTGATTGCCCCTGATTTAATTGGCTGGGGACAGTCTACTCATCCCATGAAAGACTATCGGGCAGAAGACTATCTGCTCATTTTGACCGAACTGCTGCAAACGATCGGCACTCCTGCAACTGTGGTTGCTTCGTCGCTAACGGCAGGTCTCGTGATTCGTCTGGCAATTCAACGTCCTGATCTCTGCCAATCGCTCTTTCTCGTTTCGCCTGCGGGCTATGCTGATTTTGGTTCCGATTATGGACGCGGATTGCCTGCTCAAATTGCTGGAATTCCCGGCCTCGATCGCTTGATCTATCAAGCCGGAGCAGCGAATGAAATTGCCGTTCGATCGTTTCTAGAGCAGGTGCTATTTGCCGATCGATCGCGGGTGACCACAGAAATGGTGCAAGCCTATCTCACATCGGCCAAACAGCTCAATGCCGAATATGCAGCACTATCCTCATTGCGCGGCGACTTATGTTTTGATTTGTCGCTTTACATACCGCAACTGAACGTTCCATCAGCCTTTGTTTGGGGAGAAGCATCGCGGTTTAGCAAGCCAGCAGCAAGGCAGCGATTAGCGGCACTCAATCCTCAAGCTATTAAGGAAAACTGGGCGATCGCCTGTGCTGGTGTTTTGCCTCACCTGGAGATGCCAGAAATCGTCATTGGACTTCTGAGAAAAGCTTTGCAACAAATTCATTAA
- a CDS encoding NAD-dependent epimerase translates to MQALVTGVAGFIGYHLAQRLLRDGIEVYGIDNLNDYYDVNLKKARLEQLTGQPGFTFQFLDLSDRSGMADLFQTARFDVVVNMAAQAGVRYSLTNPWAYVDSNVTGFVNLLEGCRQSNVKHLVFASSSSVYGVNPKVPFATSDNVDHPISLYAATKKANELIAHTYSHLYQLPTTGLRFFTVYGAWGRPDMAYFKFVQAIESGQAIDVYNYGEMQRDFTYIDDVIEGVVRVMHQPPANPDTVPYKLYNIGNHQPVSLLRFIEIIEQALGKQANKNFLPMQPGDVPTTYADVEDLMRDVGFRPDTSIEVGIDRFVSWYRDYYGSK, encoded by the coding sequence ATGCAAGCACTAGTGACCGGAGTTGCAGGATTTATTGGGTATCATTTGGCGCAGCGTCTGTTGAGAGACGGCATCGAGGTTTATGGAATTGATAACCTGAATGATTACTATGATGTCAACCTAAAGAAAGCCCGTCTGGAGCAGCTCACCGGGCAACCTGGCTTTACATTTCAATTCCTGGATTTGAGCGATCGATCGGGCATGGCAGATCTCTTTCAGACTGCTCGCTTTGATGTTGTCGTGAATATGGCGGCGCAGGCAGGAGTTCGCTATTCTCTGACGAATCCCTGGGCTTATGTGGATAGCAATGTCACAGGCTTTGTCAATCTGCTGGAGGGTTGCCGTCAGAGCAACGTTAAACACTTAGTTTTTGCTTCTTCTAGCTCAGTGTATGGCGTGAATCCAAAAGTGCCATTTGCTACGAGTGACAATGTGGATCATCCGATTTCGCTGTATGCGGCAACCAAGAAAGCCAATGAGCTAATTGCCCACACCTACAGTCACTTGTATCAGCTCCCGACGACTGGACTTCGTTTCTTCACGGTTTATGGGGCGTGGGGTCGTCCTGATATGGCGTATTTTAAGTTTGTACAGGCAATCGAGTCTGGTCAGGCGATCGATGTTTACAACTATGGCGAAATGCAGCGCGACTTTACCTATATTGATGATGTGATTGAGGGTGTGGTTCGTGTCATGCATCAGCCCCCAGCCAATCCAGATACAGTTCCCTACAAGCTATATAACATCGGCAACCATCAACCTGTCTCGCTGCTGCGGTTTATTGAAATTATTGAGCAAGCACTCGGCAAGCAAGCCAACAAAAACTTCCTGCCCATGCAGCCCGGAGACGTTCCCACAACCTATGCTGATGTGGAAGACTTGATGCGCGATGTTGGATTTAGACCTGATACCTCAATCGAGGTCGGGATCGATCGATTTGTGAGCTGGTATCGGGACTATTACGGCAGCAAGTAA
- a CDS encoding cysteine desulfurase-like protein — MTLLPIAPNPALPPIDLTWIRAQFPALTQTINGKPAVFFDGPGGTQVTQSVIQAIGEYLATANANTHGAFLTSHRTDQTIEAAHQAMADFLNCTPTEIVFGANMTTLTFAISRSIARELKPGDEIVVTRLDHDANVTPWTMLQEQGAVIRWVDIHPEDCTLDMADLQQQITDRTKLVAMGYASNAVGTINDVKAVVQLAHAVGAWVYVDAVHYAPHGAIDVQALDCDFLACSPYKFFAPHAGVLYGKAEHLTRLRPYKVRPSWDTIPHRWETGTQNHEAMAGTTAAIDYLAQIGYQVAPGSKNRRSALVAAMQAIKTYEHNLSEVLISGLLQIPGLQFFGIREPDRFDQRTPTVAIRLEGYEPRQLAEILGEQGIFTWNGNYYALNLTERLGVEAIGGMVRIGLVHYNTLEEIDRLLTVLSEIATH; from the coding sequence ATGACCCTCCTGCCGATCGCCCCAAATCCTGCCCTCCCGCCGATCGATCTCACCTGGATACGCGCTCAATTTCCAGCACTGACGCAAACAATCAACGGCAAGCCTGCTGTATTTTTTGATGGCCCTGGTGGGACACAAGTCACTCAATCCGTGATTCAGGCGATCGGGGAATATTTGGCAACCGCGAATGCCAATACACATGGGGCATTTCTCACCAGTCATCGGACTGACCAAACGATCGAAGCTGCACATCAAGCAATGGCAGACTTTCTCAACTGTACCCCTACAGAGATCGTGTTTGGGGCAAATATGACAACGCTGACGTTTGCGATCAGTCGATCGATCGCCCGTGAACTAAAACCGGGGGATGAGATAGTGGTGACGCGACTCGACCATGATGCCAATGTCACACCCTGGACAATGCTGCAAGAACAGGGGGCTGTGATTCGCTGGGTTGATATTCACCCTGAAGACTGCACGCTAGACATGGCAGACTTGCAGCAGCAGATCACCGATCGAACAAAGCTGGTGGCAATGGGCTATGCCTCGAATGCGGTTGGCACGATCAACGATGTCAAAGCAGTTGTGCAGTTGGCTCATGCGGTCGGAGCCTGGGTCTATGTTGATGCAGTTCACTATGCACCTCATGGCGCGATCGATGTCCAAGCCTTAGACTGCGACTTTCTCGCCTGCTCCCCCTACAAGTTTTTTGCGCCTCATGCCGGAGTTCTTTATGGCAAGGCAGAGCATCTCACCCGTCTACGACCCTATAAAGTTCGTCCATCCTGGGACACCATTCCCCATCGTTGGGAAACCGGAACGCAAAACCACGAAGCGATGGCAGGCACCACTGCTGCGATCGATTATCTGGCTCAGATTGGCTATCAGGTCGCTCCTGGCAGTAAAAACCGTCGATCGGCGCTGGTTGCCGCGATGCAAGCAATCAAAACCTATGAGCACAATTTATCTGAAGTTCTAATCTCCGGGCTGCTTCAGATTCCAGGCTTACAGTTCTTTGGCATCAGAGAACCCGATCGCTTTGACCAACGAACTCCTACAGTCGCAATTCGTCTGGAAGGCTATGAGCCACGTCAGCTTGCCGAAATTTTGGGCGAGCAAGGCATTTTTACCTGGAACGGCAATTACTATGCCCTGAACCTGACCGAACGATTAGGAGTGGAAGCGATCGGTGGCATGGTACGCATCGGCTTGGTGCATTACAACACGCTCGAAGAAATCGATCGATTGCTGACTGTTTTAAGCGAAATTGCTACGCATTGA
- a CDS encoding ABC transporter ATP-binding protein, translating into MNVLESLDVNPNYVSDGTSIQIHHLSKAFNAVSVLQEIDLTVQPGEFVAIVGRSGCGKSTLLRLIAGLESPSSGQVFQDGRTLKGLNANARIMFQDARLLPWRRVLDNVALGLHSKQGRQRSRWALDQVGLGDRAQAWITQLSGGQRQRVALARALVSQPRLLLLDEPLGALDALTRLEMQQLIQTLWQEQQFTAILVTHDVEEAVYLADRVIVLDQGKVDLDLPIALPRPRDSGDAAFTELKTRILSRILQR; encoded by the coding sequence ATGAATGTTTTAGAATCGCTCGACGTCAATCCAAATTATGTCAGTGATGGAACTTCTATTCAGATTCATCACTTAAGTAAAGCGTTTAATGCTGTTTCCGTGTTGCAGGAGATTGATCTCACTGTGCAGCCAGGAGAGTTCGTGGCGATCGTGGGTCGGAGTGGTTGTGGCAAAAGCACCCTGTTACGGCTGATTGCAGGGCTAGAATCCCCCAGCAGTGGGCAAGTTTTTCAAGATGGTCGGACGCTTAAGGGGCTAAACGCAAACGCCAGAATCATGTTTCAGGATGCGCGACTGTTACCCTGGCGACGAGTGTTAGATAACGTGGCACTGGGTTTGCACAGCAAGCAAGGACGGCAGCGCAGCCGTTGGGCACTCGATCAGGTGGGATTAGGCGATCGAGCACAGGCTTGGATCACCCAACTTTCCGGCGGTCAACGGCAGCGAGTTGCACTGGCACGGGCACTGGTTAGCCAACCCCGATTACTGCTGTTAGATGAGCCATTGGGTGCACTTGATGCTTTAACTCGGTTGGAAATGCAGCAACTCATTCAGACGCTATGGCAGGAACAGCAATTTACAGCAATTTTAGTGACGCATGATGTAGAAGAAGCGGTTTATCTTGCCGATCGCGTCATCGTTTTGGATCAGGGTAAAGTCGATCTCGATCTGCCAATCGCATTGCCTCGTCCACGCGACTCCGGGGATGCTGCTTTTACTGAGTTAAAGACTCGAATTTTAAGCCGAATTTTGCAGCGGTAG
- the ssuC gene encoding aliphatic sulfonate ABC transporter permease SsuC, translating into MQLTFSKSSLSAWNRLPWQQFIPWLVPIALLIIWQILSQAGLIATRILPAPTQIFEAAVQLTASGELAKNLQISTWRALVGFVIGGSIGLFLGVLNGVSPLSEKFTDSSVQMIRNIPHLAMIPLVILWFGIGDPARIFLVAIGVFFPIYINTFYAIRSIDPGLIEMGKVYGLRSSDLFWQIILPGSLSGVLVGVRYALGIMWLTLIVAETIAANSGIGYMAMNAREFMQTDVVVLSILLYALLGKFADSIVRGLERWWLPWHPSQHLANK; encoded by the coding sequence ATGCAGCTCACGTTCTCTAAATCATCCCTATCAGCCTGGAACCGTCTTCCCTGGCAACAGTTCATCCCCTGGTTAGTGCCGATCGCCCTTCTGATCATTTGGCAAATTCTGTCGCAAGCAGGACTGATTGCCACGCGAATTCTACCTGCTCCTACCCAAATCTTTGAGGCAGCAGTACAGCTAACTGCCAGCGGTGAATTAGCAAAAAATTTGCAGATTAGTACCTGGCGAGCATTAGTCGGATTTGTTATCGGTGGCAGCATTGGCTTGTTCTTGGGAGTTCTTAACGGGGTTTCACCTCTTTCCGAAAAGTTCACGGATAGTTCAGTGCAGATGATCCGCAACATTCCTCACCTGGCAATGATTCCACTGGTCATTCTCTGGTTTGGCATTGGTGATCCAGCACGTATTTTTTTAGTGGCAATTGGCGTATTTTTTCCGATTTACATCAATACCTTTTATGCCATTCGCTCGATCGATCCAGGATTGATTGAAATGGGAAAAGTATATGGGCTTCGATCGTCTGATCTGTTCTGGCAGATTATTCTTCCAGGCTCATTATCGGGTGTATTGGTTGGTGTACGCTATGCGCTAGGAATTATGTGGCTGACCTTGATTGTGGCAGAAACGATCGCTGCTAATTCTGGGATTGGTTACATGGCAATGAACGCCAGAGAATTTATGCAAACAGATGTTGTGGTGCTGAGCATTTTGCTTTATGCGCTGCTGGGCAAATTTGCAGATTCGATCGTGCGGGGTTTAGAGCGCTGGTGGTTGCCCTGGCATCCGAGTCAACATCTCGCGAATAAGTGA
- a CDS encoding acyl-CoA dehydrogenase family protein — protein MQLLPRNTLNADYLAQADVLSAEFAQTAIERDKAGGTPKTERDRIRASGLLKLIIPQEYGGLGESWITALKITRKFAAVDSSIAHVFSYHHLGIIIPHIFGSREQKEEYYSQTVQHNWFWCNALNPLDRRAILTPEGTDFRLQGAKSFCSGSKDSDILPITAVHAETSDLMILAIPTQRSGILIQSDWDNIGQRQTDSGSVLFENVRVDRSEILGSRTATPQPFSTIRACLTQLNLANIYLGIAQGAFQAARSYTRTQTRPWFNSGVEQATNDPYILHDYGEMWTNLEAATHLIDRAGETLQAAWEQEWNLTAQQRGECAIAIAAAKAFVTRIALDITSKIFDVMGARSTAAQYGFDRYWRNLRTFTLHDPVDYKIRAIGDWALNDKLPTPDFYS, from the coding sequence ATGCAACTTCTCCCCCGTAACACCTTAAACGCTGATTATCTTGCTCAAGCCGATGTCCTTTCGGCTGAATTTGCTCAAACGGCGATCGAACGCGATAAAGCTGGGGGTACACCCAAAACAGAACGCGATCGGATTCGTGCCAGCGGCTTACTCAAACTAATCATTCCTCAAGAGTACGGTGGATTGGGGGAAAGCTGGATTACAGCACTCAAAATCACACGCAAGTTTGCCGCAGTGGATAGCTCGATCGCCCATGTTTTTTCTTACCATCATTTAGGTATCATCATTCCGCATATCTTCGGTTCTCGGGAACAGAAGGAAGAGTATTATTCCCAAACCGTTCAGCATAATTGGTTCTGGTGCAACGCACTCAATCCGCTCGATCGAAGAGCCATTTTGACACCAGAAGGGACAGATTTTCGGTTGCAGGGAGCAAAAAGCTTTTGTTCTGGTTCTAAAGACTCAGATATTCTGCCAATTACTGCAGTCCACGCTGAAACGTCAGACCTGATGATTCTGGCAATTCCCACACAGCGATCAGGCATCCTGATTCAATCGGATTGGGATAACATCGGACAACGCCAAACGGACAGCGGCAGCGTTCTCTTTGAAAACGTCCGGGTCGATCGCTCTGAGATCTTGGGCAGCAGAACAGCTACACCTCAACCCTTTAGTACGATTCGCGCTTGCCTGACACAATTAAACTTAGCAAACATTTACTTAGGGATTGCTCAGGGGGCATTCCAGGCAGCACGCAGCTATACACGAACGCAAACGCGACCCTGGTTTAATTCTGGTGTCGAGCAAGCGACGAACGATCCCTACATTCTGCATGATTACGGTGAAATGTGGACAAACCTGGAAGCAGCAACCCACTTAATCGATCGCGCGGGTGAAACCTTGCAAGCAGCCTGGGAACAAGAATGGAATTTGACGGCACAACAGCGGGGAGAATGTGCTATTGCCATTGCGGCTGCAAAAGCATTTGTGACTCGCATTGCATTAGACATCACCAGCAAAATTTTTGATGTTATGGGAGCCCGATCGACCGCTGCTCAATATGGCTTCGATCGCTACTGGCGCAACCTCCGCACCTTCACCTTACATGATCCAGTCGATTACAAAATTCGAGCGATCGGGGATTGGGCGCTGAACGACAAATTACCAACACCAGACTTCTACTCTTAA
- a CDS encoding ABC transporter ATP-binding protein, with the protein MMLQIENVYKRFSNGFVALEDVSLQVNPGEIVSLVGTSGCGKSTLLRIISGLEPPSSGRVSLNHQAITAPHPEIDVIFQEPRLMPWLTVWDNVKFGLGKATRNRDARIAETLAKVGLTESAQALPRQLSGGMAQRVSIARALVTQPSILLLDEPFSALDALTRTSLQDHLLHIWNDDRPTLILVTHDIEEALVMSDRIMMMRGNPGRVYREFTPDLPRPRKRTEQNLQRWKERLLAELDHSNEEHPLEERPLTEVTL; encoded by the coding sequence ATGATGCTTCAAATTGAGAACGTTTACAAGCGATTTAGCAACGGATTTGTTGCCCTGGAAGATGTCAGTCTACAGGTCAATCCAGGAGAAATTGTGAGCCTGGTCGGAACGAGTGGCTGCGGCAAAAGTACATTACTGCGGATTATTTCAGGATTGGAGCCTCCTTCATCGGGTCGGGTGTCACTCAACCATCAAGCCATCACCGCTCCTCACCCAGAAATTGACGTGATTTTTCAGGAGCCGCGTTTGATGCCCTGGCTCACGGTTTGGGATAATGTCAAATTTGGCTTAGGCAAAGCGACTCGCAACCGGGATGCTCGAATTGCTGAGACTCTCGCCAAAGTGGGTCTGACTGAATCGGCTCAGGCACTTCCGCGTCAGTTATCGGGTGGCATGGCACAACGAGTTTCGATCGCCCGTGCTCTTGTCACCCAACCCTCAATTTTGCTTCTGGATGAGCCGTTTAGTGCCCTGGATGCCCTCACTCGCACATCGTTACAGGATCACCTGCTGCACATCTGGAATGATGATCGCCCGACGCTAATTCTCGTTACTCATGATATTGAGGAAGCTTTGGTGATGAGCGATCGAATTATGATGATGCGCGGTAATCCGGGTCGAGTGTATCGAGAATTTACGCCTGATTTACCACGTCCTCGCAAACGCACTGAACAAAATTTACAGCGTTGGAAAGAACGACTATTGGCAGAACTCGACCACTCAAATGAAGAACATCCTTTAGAAGAAAGACCACTCACAGAAGTAACCCTTTAG
- a CDS encoding ABC transporter permease, producing the protein MSRSTSTPSSRLISSIPNRVLSDRATKRKNRLRQGIGLILPITLLLLWEFLSRIGVFPPNLLPAPSTIALTLSHLATTGELLGHVSITLYRLFLGFLLGGFVATLLGALTGYSRLIHDLLDPLLQALRNIPSLAWVPLFLLWLGIYETSKIALIAVGVFFPLYLNLMMGVQQVDRKLVEVGKVYRLNQLQLIWRVFLPATLPAYLVGLRSGLGLGWMFVVAAEIMGASQGLGFLLVDGQTTGRPDLIIASIFLFAVLGKLTDAILEAIGKRLLYWQDSYLSQG; encoded by the coding sequence ATGAGCCGTTCGACCTCAACTCCATCTTCTCGCCTGATTTCATCTATTCCAAATCGCGTTCTCAGCGATCGCGCCACTAAACGCAAAAACAGGTTGCGTCAGGGGATTGGGTTGATTTTGCCCATCACTTTGTTACTGCTCTGGGAATTTCTGTCGCGCATTGGCGTATTTCCGCCTAACTTACTGCCTGCTCCATCCACGATCGCTCTCACGCTCAGTCATTTAGCAACAACCGGAGAATTGCTAGGACACGTCAGTATTACCCTCTATCGCCTTTTTCTAGGATTTCTCCTGGGGGGTTTTGTGGCTACGCTCTTAGGAGCCTTGACAGGCTATTCTCGGCTGATTCACGATCTGCTTGATCCATTGTTGCAAGCCCTGCGAAACATTCCTTCGCTTGCCTGGGTCCCGCTCTTTCTGCTCTGGTTAGGGATCTACGAAACCTCAAAAATTGCGCTGATTGCAGTCGGTGTTTTCTTTCCTCTGTATCTCAATCTCATGATGGGGGTGCAGCAGGTCGATCGCAAGCTGGTTGAAGTTGGCAAAGTTTATCGGTTGAATCAACTGCAACTGATCTGGCGCGTGTTTCTGCCTGCGACACTTCCTGCCTATCTAGTCGGGTTGCGCAGCGGTTTAGGGCTAGGCTGGATGTTTGTTGTTGCGGCTGAGATTATGGGCGCAAGTCAGGGACTCGGTTTTCTGCTGGTAGATGGACAAACGACAGGTCGCCCAGATTTGATTATTGCGAGCATTTTTCTGTTTGCTGTTCTGGGTAAGCTGACGGATGCAATCTTAGAGGCGATCGGCAAGCGGCTCTTGTACTGGCAAGATTCTTACCTGTCTCAGGGATAG
- a CDS encoding aliphatic sulfonate ABC transporter substrate-binding protein, whose product MRTSNLFGILKAAFHRFNSKTLPGFSTLFSIALSLVLVISSCSNQAAQPTATAAKPDSIKVDFAYYNPVSLVLKEKGWLEEDLTKDNVKVEWIQSAGSNKALEFLNSRSIDFGSTAGAAALLGKANGNPIKAVYVYSKPEWTALVTRSDSPINKVEDLKGKRVAATKGTDPYIFLLRALDQVGLSEKDIELVPLQHADGRAALERGDVDAWAGLDPHMAKTELEKGSRLFYRNPDLISYGVLNVREAFAQEHPDYVQRVIAAYEKARQWSVANPKELQAILAKESKLSEAVAAKQLERTNLSDPVIGNSQKQAIVAAGDVLKRSGVVQPSVNIEQTAEALIDPQFVKKAVGS is encoded by the coding sequence ATGAGAACGTCAAACCTCTTCGGAATTCTCAAAGCGGCTTTTCATCGCTTTAATTCTAAAACGCTACCTGGATTTTCTACCTTATTTTCGATCGCGCTCAGTCTGGTATTAGTCATCAGCAGTTGTAGCAATCAAGCTGCCCAACCGACGGCAACTGCCGCAAAGCCTGACAGCATTAAAGTTGATTTTGCTTACTACAATCCGGTGAGCCTGGTTCTCAAAGAGAAGGGCTGGCTGGAAGAAGATTTGACAAAAGACAACGTTAAAGTTGAGTGGATACAGAGTGCTGGCAGCAATAAAGCACTGGAGTTTCTTAACAGCCGCAGCATCGACTTTGGCTCAACGGCAGGAGCAGCAGCCCTATTGGGGAAAGCAAACGGCAATCCTATCAAAGCTGTGTATGTTTACTCCAAGCCTGAATGGACAGCATTGGTGACGCGATCGGACTCGCCAATCAACAAAGTGGAAGATCTAAAAGGAAAACGAGTTGCGGCAACCAAGGGAACAGATCCCTACATCTTTTTGCTGCGTGCTCTTGATCAAGTTGGGTTATCTGAAAAAGATATTGAGCTTGTGCCGCTGCAACATGCTGATGGCAGAGCTGCCTTAGAACGAGGAGACGTTGATGCCTGGGCAGGACTCGATCCACATATGGCAAAAACTGAGCTAGAAAAGGGATCACGCTTGTTTTATCGCAATCCTGATTTAATTAGCTACGGTGTTCTCAATGTGCGCGAGGCGTTCGCTCAAGAGCATCCTGATTATGTGCAACGTGTGATTGCTGCTTACGAGAAAGCTAGACAGTGGTCGGTTGCTAACCCCAAAGAGCTTCAGGCAATTCTGGCGAAGGAGTCAAAGCTCAGCGAGGCAGTCGCCGCAAAGCAACTAGAGCGAACCAATCTATCAGATCCAGTGATTGGAAACTCACAAAAGCAGGCGATCGTCGCGGCTGGGGATGTGTTAAAGCGCAGCGGTGTCGTTCAGCCTTCTGTCAACATTGAGCAAACCGCAGAAGCGCTAATCGATCCTCAATTTGTGAAAAAAGCGGTTGGTTCTTAA
- the ssuE gene encoding NADPH-dependent FMN reductase: MPKVVLIAGSPSHPSRSYGVLEYAQTILDREQVSHQLTSVRDIAAEALLFAQFDHSDIKQFVAAVESADAVIISTPVYKAAYTGVLKALLDLLPQNALAGKTILPIATGGTIAHLLSIDYALKPVLSVLGARNVLSGVYVVDSQLQRQDSGGYQFIDIEIEQRLQNSVYELISAIQPSLVAAGANR; the protein is encoded by the coding sequence ATGCCTAAAGTTGTCTTAATTGCCGGAAGCCCTTCTCATCCATCTCGCTCTTATGGTGTGCTGGAATATGCTCAAACCATTCTCGATCGGGAGCAAGTATCTCATCAGCTCACTTCAGTGCGAGACATCGCTGCGGAAGCCTTATTATTTGCCCAATTTGATCACTCAGACATTAAACAGTTTGTTGCAGCAGTTGAATCTGCTGATGCAGTCATTATCTCCACACCTGTTTATAAAGCAGCCTATACAGGTGTACTTAAAGCCTTACTCGATTTATTACCTCAAAATGCACTAGCAGGTAAAACCATTCTTCCAATTGCGACTGGTGGCACGATCGCCCATCTGCTGTCGATCGACTATGCGCTGAAGCCTGTTCTCTCTGTTCTGGGCGCAAGGAACGTTCTGTCCGGCGTTTATGTTGTTGACTCGCAATTACAGCGGCAAGACAGCGGCGGCTATCAGTTTATTGACATTGAGATTGAGCAGCGCCTGCAAAATTCTGTGTATGAACTGATCTCAGCGATTCAACCCTCTCTCGTTGCGGCTGGGGCAAATCGCTAG